The Vulpes vulpes isolate BD-2025 chromosome 8, VulVul3, whole genome shotgun sequence genome has a window encoding:
- the LOC112921049 gene encoding dol-P-Glc:Glc(2)Man(9)GlcNAc(2)-PP-Dol alpha-1,2-glucosyltransferase — protein MGTGMAQLEGYYFSAALSCTFLVSCLLFSAFSRALREPYMDEIFHLPQAQRYCEGHFSLSQWDPMITTLPGLYLLSVGVVKPASWIFGWSEHVVCSIGMLRFVNLLFSVGNFYLLYLLFRKVQPRHKASSSVQRILSTLTLAVFPTLYFFNFLYYTEAGSMFFTLFAYLMCLYGNHKTSALLGFCGFMFRQTNIIWAVFCAGNVIAQKLTEAWKTELQKKKEERLPPIKGPFSEFRKILQFLLVYSMSFKNLSMLFLLTWPYILLVFLFCVFVVVNGGIVIGDRSSHEACLHFPQLFYFFSFTLFFSFPHLLSPSKIRAFLSLVWKRRIQFFVITLVSLFLVWKFTYAHKYLLADNRHYTFYVWKRVFQRYEIVKYLLVPVYIFAGWSIADSLKSKSIFWNLMFFICLFTVTVPQKLLEFRYFILPYVIYRLNIPLPPISRLVCELGCYAVVNFLTFYIFLNKTFQWPNSQDIQRFMW, from the exons ATGGGGACGGGCATGGCGCAGCTCGAGGGCTACTACTTTTCGGCTGCCCTGAGCTGCACCTTCCTGGTGTCCTGTCTCCTCTTCTCCGCCTTCAGCCGCGCGCTGCGAGAGCCCTACATGGACGAGATCTTCCACCTGCCGCAGGCGCAGCGCTACTGCGAGGGCCACTTCTCCCTCTCGCAG tgggatcCCATGATTACGACGCTACCTGGCCTATATCTGCTGTCAGTTGGAGTGGTCAAACCCGCCAGCTGGATCTTTGGATGGTCTGAACACGTTGTCTGCTCCATCGGAATGCTCAGATTTGTCAATCTTCTCTTCAGTGTAGGCAACTTCTATTTACTGTATTTGCTTTTCCGCAAGGTACAACCCAGGCACAAG GCTTCCTCAAGTGTCCAGAGAATCTTGTCAACATTAACATTAGCAGTATTTCCCacactctatttttttaacttcctttattatacagaagcaggatccatgtttTTTACTCTTTTTGCCTATTTGATGTGTCTTTATGGAAATCATAAAACTTCAGCTTTGCTTGGATTTTGTGGCTTCATGTTTCGTCAAACTAATATCATCTGGGCTGTCTTCTGCGCAGGAAACGTCATTGCACAAAAACTAACTGAAGCCTGGAAAACTGagctacaaaagaaaaaggaagagaggcttCCCCCTATTAAAGGACCATTTTCAGAGTTCAGGAaaattcttcagtttcttttggtTTATTCCATGTCCTTTAAGAACTTGAGTATGCTTTTCCTTTTGACTTGGCCCTACATCCTTCTAGtgtttctattttgtgtttttgtagtTGTTAATGGTGGGATTGTTATTGGCGATCGAAGTAGTCATGAAGCCTGTCTACATTTTCCTCAActcttctactttttctcttttactctctttttttcctttcctcacctACTGTCTCCTAGCAAAATTCGGGCTTTTCTTTCCTTAGTTTGGAAACGTAGAATTCAGTTTTTTGTGATTAccttggtctctctttttttagtttgGAAATTTACTTATGCTCATAAATACTTGCTTGCAGATAATAGACATTATACATTCTATGTATGGAAAAGAGTTTTTCAGAGGTACGAAATTGTGAAATACTTGTTAGTTCCAGTATATATATTTGCTGGCTGGAGTATAGCTGACTCTCTGAAATCAAAGTCGATTTTCtggaatttaatgttttttatttgcttgtttactgTTACAGTACCTCAGAAACTGCTAGAATTTCGTTACTTCATTTTACCTTATGTTATTTATAGGCTTAACATACCTCTGCCACCTATATCTAGACTTGTTTGTGAACTGGGTTGCTATGCAGTTGTCAATTTCCTAACTTTTTATATCTTCTTAAACAAGACTTTTCAGTGGCCAAATAGTCAGGACATCCAGAGGTTTATGTGGTAA